A genomic segment from Blastococcus sp. PRF04-17 encodes:
- a CDS encoding GuaB1 family IMP dehydrogenase-related protein, with the protein MRFLQRPDHDLTYADVFMVPAHSTVGSRLEVDLTTPDRVGTTIPLVVANMTAISGRRMAETVARRGGLAVLPQDIPVDVVSEVVSWVKARHPVYDTAITLDPTATVGEALALLTKRAHGIVVVVENGSPVGVVTDGQCQGVDRFTQLSQVMTDEPLTIPAGTDLPKIFDVLSGERVSAAPVVEGDRLVGVITRKGALRSALYQPATNAEGHLLTSAAVGINGDVAGKAGALLAAGVDVLVVDTAHGHQAKAIEAVRAAASVASGVPVVAGNVVTAEGTRDLIDAGADVVKVGVGPGAMCTTRMMTGVGRPQFSAVEECAAAARELGKHVWADGGVRHPRDIALALAAGAANVMVGSWFAGTYESAGDIHDDGSGQLYKESFGMASARAVKARTATQSGFERARAGLFEEGISSSRMYLDPQRPGVEDLIDGIVAGVRSSCTYAGARTIDQLHENAVLGVQSSAGYEEGRPLPTSW; encoded by the coding sequence ATGCGGTTCCTGCAGCGCCCTGACCACGACCTGACCTACGCCGACGTCTTCATGGTGCCGGCGCACTCCACCGTGGGGTCCCGGCTCGAGGTCGACCTGACCACGCCGGACCGCGTGGGGACGACGATCCCGCTCGTCGTGGCCAACATGACCGCGATCTCCGGTCGGCGCATGGCCGAGACCGTCGCCCGCCGGGGCGGCCTGGCCGTGCTGCCGCAGGACATCCCGGTCGACGTGGTCAGCGAGGTCGTCTCCTGGGTCAAGGCGCGGCACCCGGTCTACGACACCGCGATCACGCTCGACCCGACGGCGACGGTCGGCGAGGCGCTGGCGCTGCTGACCAAGCGCGCGCACGGCATCGTCGTCGTGGTCGAGAACGGCTCCCCGGTCGGGGTCGTGACCGACGGGCAGTGCCAGGGCGTCGACCGGTTCACCCAGCTCTCGCAGGTGATGACCGACGAGCCGCTCACCATCCCGGCCGGCACGGACCTGCCAAAGATCTTCGACGTCCTCTCCGGGGAGCGGGTCAGCGCGGCGCCGGTCGTCGAGGGCGACCGCCTGGTCGGCGTGATCACCCGCAAGGGCGCCCTGCGCTCGGCGCTGTACCAGCCGGCGACCAACGCCGAGGGCCACCTGCTCACCTCGGCCGCCGTCGGCATCAACGGCGACGTGGCGGGCAAGGCCGGGGCCTTGCTCGCGGCGGGCGTGGACGTGCTCGTCGTCGACACCGCGCACGGCCACCAGGCGAAGGCCATCGAGGCCGTGCGGGCTGCGGCCTCGGTCGCGAGCGGCGTGCCGGTAGTGGCCGGCAACGTGGTGACCGCCGAGGGCACCCGCGACCTCATCGACGCCGGGGCGGACGTCGTCAAGGTGGGCGTCGGCCCCGGCGCCATGTGCACCACCCGGATGATGACCGGCGTCGGCCGGCCGCAGTTCTCCGCCGTCGAGGAGTGCGCCGCGGCAGCCCGCGAACTCGGCAAGCACGTGTGGGCCGACGGCGGCGTCCGGCACCCGCGGGACATCGCCCTCGCGCTGGCCGCCGGCGCGGCGAACGTGATGGTCGGGTCCTGGTTCGCCGGCACCTACGAGAGCGCCGGCGACATCCACGACGACGGCTCCGGCCAGCTCTACAAGGAGTCGTTCGGCATGGCCTCGGCGCGGGCGGTCAAGGCGCGGACGGCGACCCAGTCCGGCTTCGAGCGGGCGCGCGCCGGGCTGTTCGAGGAAGGCATCTCGTCGTCCCGGATGTACCTCGACCCGCAGCGGCCGGGCGTCGAGGACCTCATCGACGGCATCGTGGCCGGTGTCCGGTCGTCCTGCACCTACGCGGGCGCCCGCACGATCGACCAGCTGCACGAGAACGCGGTGCTGGGGGTGCAGAGCTCGGCGGGCTACGAGGAGGGCCGCCCGCTGCCCACCAGCTGGTGA
- a CDS encoding metallopeptidase family protein → MKPLPQEVFEQLVADALDEVPSELMALVDNVVFLVEDRNPDEPELLGLYEGFALTERGWHYGGELPDRIMIYREAICDICETEDDVVEEVTVTVVHEIAHHFGIEEDRLHELGWG, encoded by the coding sequence GTGAAGCCGCTGCCGCAGGAGGTCTTCGAGCAGCTCGTCGCCGACGCGCTGGACGAGGTGCCGTCCGAGCTGATGGCGCTCGTCGACAACGTCGTGTTCCTCGTCGAGGACCGCAATCCCGACGAGCCGGAGCTGCTCGGGCTCTACGAGGGGTTCGCGCTCACCGAGCGCGGCTGGCACTACGGCGGCGAGCTGCCGGACCGGATCATGATCTACCGCGAGGCGATCTGCGACATCTGCGAGACCGAGGACGACGTCGTCGAGGAGGTCACCGTCACCGTCGTCCACGAGATCGCGCACCACTTCGGCATCGAGGAGGACCGCCTCCACGAGCTCGGTTGGGGCTAA
- a CDS encoding GroES family chaperonin: protein MPDANASPAGKLPIKMLHDRILVALRKEDGERRSTGGILIPATAQVAKRLVWGEARGIGNSVRQVKVGDQVLFSPEDQHEVEVHGEDLIILRERDVHAVAAERIEESTGLYL from the coding sequence GTGCCCGACGCGAACGCCTCCCCGGCCGGCAAGCTGCCGATCAAGATGCTGCACGACCGCATCCTGGTGGCGCTGCGCAAGGAGGACGGCGAGCGCCGGTCGACCGGCGGCATCCTCATCCCGGCCACGGCCCAGGTGGCCAAGCGGCTGGTGTGGGGCGAGGCCCGGGGCATCGGCAACTCGGTGCGCCAGGTGAAGGTCGGCGACCAGGTGCTCTTCTCCCCCGAGGACCAGCACGAGGTCGAGGTGCACGGCGAGGACCTGATCATCCTGCGCGAGCGCGACGTGCACGCCGTCGCCGCCGAGCGCATCGAGGAGTCGACGGGCCTGTACCTCTAG